One Paenibacillus sp. FSL W8-0186 genomic window carries:
- a CDS encoding rhamnogalacturonan lyase, translating to MESLKRSVVAVKVSNGVFISWRLFGTEPDNIAFNLYRGSTKVNASPITNSTNYIDPQGTTSSTYTVRAVLNGQEQAASETAAVWGQNYLSVPIQQPPGGTTPDGVAYTYSANDASVGDLDGDGTYEIVLKWDPSNSKDNSQSGYTGPVIIDAYRLDGTRLWRINLGKNIRAGAHYTQFLVYDLDGDGKAEVVFKTADGTVDGVGRTIGSASADYRNSSGYMLSGPEYLTVFRGSNGEALTTVNYEPARGNVSDWGDSYGNRVDRFLAGVAYLDGQRPSFVMARGYYTRSVLVAYNWRDGKLTKLWTFDSNTSGNSAYAGQGNHSLSVADVDNDGKDEIIYGSAVIDDNGKGLYTTGLGHGDALHVSDLDPDRAGLEVFGVHESTSAAYGAEIHNAATGQIYWGIRTGADTGRGLAADIDPRTKGTELWASGIGLYSVKGAKISDATPNSTNFAIWWDGDLLRELLDHTGGTGKIDKWNYSQSTTNRLLTATGTASNNSTKGNPSLQADILGDWREEAIWRTADNTALRIYTTTDVTSHRIYTLMHDPVYRLSVAWQNVAYNQPPHTGFYLGDGMGAPPKPNIFLTGN from the coding sequence ATGGAGTCGCTCAAACGCAGCGTTGTCGCTGTCAAAGTGAGCAATGGAGTATTCATTAGCTGGCGCTTGTTCGGCACCGAGCCGGACAATATCGCGTTCAATCTATACCGGGGAAGCACTAAGGTCAATGCCAGCCCCATTACAAACAGCACCAATTACATTGACCCGCAAGGGACAACAAGTTCGACCTATACAGTAAGAGCGGTGCTGAACGGGCAGGAGCAGGCGGCATCCGAGACGGCGGCGGTCTGGGGACAGAACTATCTATCCGTTCCGATTCAGCAGCCTCCCGGCGGTACGACGCCAGACGGGGTTGCCTATACCTACAGTGCCAATGACGCGAGCGTAGGAGACCTGGATGGGGACGGAACCTATGAAATTGTACTTAAATGGGATCCTTCCAACTCCAAAGACAATTCCCAGTCCGGCTATACCGGCCCGGTAATCATCGATGCCTATCGCCTGGACGGTACCCGGCTGTGGCGCATCAACCTAGGTAAGAACATTCGGGCCGGCGCGCACTATACGCAGTTTCTCGTCTATGATCTCGACGGGGACGGCAAAGCAGAGGTCGTCTTTAAAACGGCCGATGGAACCGTAGACGGCGTCGGCAGGACGATTGGCAGCGCCAGCGCCGATTATCGCAACTCTAGCGGGTATATGCTCTCCGGCCCTGAATATTTGACGGTATTTAGAGGAAGCAACGGCGAGGCTCTAACGACCGTCAATTATGAGCCCGCGAGAGGCAATGTCTCCGACTGGGGAGACAGCTACGGCAACCGTGTGGACCGTTTTCTGGCCGGGGTCGCATATTTGGACGGGCAGCGTCCTAGCTTCGTGATGGCTCGTGGCTACTATACGAGATCCGTGCTCGTTGCCTACAATTGGCGGGACGGGAAGCTGACTAAGCTATGGACATTCGATTCCAACACATCCGGCAACAGCGCATATGCCGGGCAAGGCAATCACAGCCTTAGCGTCGCCGATGTCGATAACGACGGCAAAGACGAGATCATTTATGGCTCAGCCGTCATTGACGACAACGGCAAAGGGCTGTATACGACAGGCCTCGGTCATGGCGACGCGCTGCATGTAAGCGATTTGGATCCCGATCGCGCCGGGCTTGAAGTATTCGGCGTTCACGAGTCAACCAGCGCAGCATACGGGGCGGAAATCCATAATGCGGCCACGGGCCAAATTTATTGGGGCATCCGTACCGGAGCGGATACAGGCCGGGGACTTGCGGCTGACATCGACCCCCGGACGAAAGGGACGGAGCTGTGGGCTTCCGGCATCGGCCTTTACTCCGTGAAAGGCGCGAAAATCAGCGACGCCACGCCGAACTCTACGAACTTCGCCATCTGGTGGGACGGCGATTTGCTGCGCGAGCTGCTTGATCATACTGGCGGCACAGGCAAAATCGACAAGTGGAATTACAGCCAGAGCACAACGAATCGTCTACTGACGGCTACAGGGACGGCCTCGAACAACTCGACCAAAGGCAACCCGAGCCTTCAGGCGGACATTCTAGGCGACTGGCGGGAGGAAGCGATCTGGCGTACTGCCGACAACACCGCGCTGCGCATTTATACGACCACTGACGTGACTTCCCACCGCATCTATACTTTAATGCATGATCCCGTTTACCGGCTGAGCGTGGCCTGGCAGAACGTTGCCTACAACCAGCCTCCCCACACGGGATTCTATCTCGGAGACGGAATGGGCGCGCCACCGAAGCCGAATATTTTTCTGACAGGTAATTAA